The Nymphaea colorata isolate Beijing-Zhang1983 unplaced genomic scaffold, ASM883128v2 scaffold0631, whole genome shotgun sequence DNA window GAAATAAAGTATGATGCGTCTCAGCAACCGTCTTTTCCACTCCTTCTCCAACGCCAACCAGATTATAGTCCAGTACAAGGACCTCCTCGCcggaaaaaacataaaacccaTCATCTAACGGGCCTATGGTCCCCAGGGTACAGTATCATCCACTAAGGCTCGGCATTTTGTTCGTGGAGGGGATTCCAGACTACCCTGAGGTGAGAGAGCCACGCTGCCTCTCTTCCACAAGTTGGCCAACCTCCCTGCGGAGAAGCTGAAGAATACGAGAGGCCCGATATCTTTTACAGCAAGGGGTGGTCGTGCGGCGTGGAGCAATTCCAGGGCAAGTACGACACCTCCAAGGGCAGCTACTACGTCAACTGCGCCACTGATAAGGCCTTTGAGACCACTCCCGAGACTGAGAAGTTCTTCACTCCCGAAGAGAAGAAACTGTTCAGCAGCAACAGGTGGATCGAAGACATCCCCCAAATGTAGCCATGGTTTGATGCAGTGAGAAGAATGTAAAGGCCCTCTCCAAGATCATGACTGATACTGGTGCCCTCCTGGCGCTGCAGATCGACGCCTACGCTCAGGAGCAGGTGAGCACATACCCCACGCACCTGCTGCACCGCATCATCAAGGAGGGACAGAGCCACACTGGGCGCATGCTCCACTACTTCCCCTTCGAGAACAAGGGCGACACCGAGGACGACTGGTGCGGATGGCACAACGACC harbors:
- the LOC116245306 gene encoding uncharacterized protein LOC116245306, which translates into the protein MVPRVQYHPLRLGILFVEGIPDYPEGKYDTSKGSYYVNCATDKAFETTPETEKFFTPEEKKLFSSNSEKNVKALSKIMTDTGALLALQIDAYAQEQVSTYPTHLLHRIIKEGQSHTGRMLHYFPFENKGDTEDDWCGWHNDHGSLTALTSALYTDEHGEEIKFPLKPEAYMPRTVCRRRQDQHSCQHAGLPARRIHPDPHWRLTRSHSHCVIRSEELAGKKVGRNTFALFL